The proteins below come from a single Oscillatoria sp. FACHB-1407 genomic window:
- a CDS encoding iron-containing redox enzyme family protein yields the protein MPVLNQLPAREIYNPVSLPTVSVLSVDALIQLPDFEAAVHTVADHYAFEQHPYLQWMQAPTTTRDAFRHSQLSFRFAVESFSQSLAAVLARILLLEDRLALAENVAEEHGHGDRLHAHKYTFRQYLLALGASPDELTNPCSIAVLAFNQSILNFCLTQSAEAGAAALGMIEHLYVPISAAIARTVHERGWTASGSQSHYTVHEVLDVEHARDLLAIAAPAWECKTSRLLVAQGLLLGSHYFWTLYHDLPRF from the coding sequence ATGCCAGTTCTTAATCAACTACCTGCTCGTGAGATATACAACCCAGTCAGTCTGCCAACCGTCTCTGTGTTATCGGTGGATGCCTTAATTCAACTCCCTGATTTTGAAGCGGCAGTTCACACAGTTGCAGATCATTACGCCTTTGAGCAGCACCCTTACTTGCAGTGGATGCAGGCTCCAACCACCACCCGTGATGCCTTTCGCCACAGCCAGTTATCCTTCCGGTTTGCCGTGGAGTCTTTTTCGCAATCACTCGCAGCCGTGTTAGCGCGGATTCTCTTGCTTGAAGATCGCTTGGCACTGGCGGAAAACGTGGCTGAAGAACACGGACACGGCGATCGCCTACATGCTCACAAATACACCTTTCGGCAATATCTGCTAGCGTTGGGTGCTTCACCAGATGAGTTGACAAACCCCTGTTCCATTGCGGTGCTGGCGTTCAACCAATCCATCCTCAACTTTTGCCTCACGCAATCGGCTGAAGCTGGAGCCGCTGCTCTGGGCATGATTGAGCATTTGTATGTGCCGATTAGTGCGGCGATCGCCCGAACGGTACATGAACGAGGTTGGACGGCTTCGGGGTCACAGTCGCACTACACCGTGCATGAAGTGTTGGATGTCGAACATGCGCGAGATCTGCTGGCGATCGCGGCTCCTGCCTGGGAGTGCAAAACCTCTCGATTGCTCGTGGCTCAAGGATTGCTGCTCGGTTCCCACTATTTCTGGACGTTGTACCATGACTTACCCCGCTTCTGA
- a CDS encoding DUF3419 family protein, giving the protein MTYPASDPISEIAFSQVREDPRVELSLVDYLAERQNHPLRVLLVASGGCTALSLLVSPAIAQVEAVDLNPAQLHLVELRRHALVHLSLEDQLQLIGADCLSDPPTLHQGELPFAPTHRRQELYDKLRPWLPEATRVFWDVRPEQIAFGVNRVGRFEALFRELAQAFAAEGLDPLNQPAIALTSPRWKPLFEKVFERNKLARIFGEAAVNYSMDRSFGEHFADVFAQALRSKNPAQNYFVTQVWGDRYTTGKQGLPLYLQAPAQLMIRHLGVERLRLHQGALADVMTQLAQTAPFDLIQLSNISDWMPVAELHKLLAIATGCLNSGGALLGRRLNGDHHLANVMAEHVRVNAELSQQLQQAERSYFYREVVVGFAQ; this is encoded by the coding sequence ATGACTTACCCCGCTTCTGATCCGATTTCTGAGATTGCTTTCTCTCAAGTGCGGGAAGATCCGCGTGTGGAATTGAGCCTGGTGGATTACCTGGCGGAGCGGCAGAATCATCCATTGCGGGTGCTGTTGGTGGCATCTGGAGGATGCACCGCTTTGAGCCTGTTAGTTTCTCCGGCGATCGCCCAGGTAGAAGCGGTCGATCTGAATCCCGCACAGTTGCATCTGGTGGAATTGCGGCGACACGCTCTGGTGCATCTGTCGTTGGAGGATCAACTCCAGTTAATTGGCGCAGATTGTTTAAGTGATCCACCAACGTTACATCAAGGCGAATTGCCATTCGCCCCTACCCATCGTCGCCAGGAACTTTATGACAAGTTGCGACCCTGGTTGCCAGAAGCCACGCGAGTCTTTTGGGATGTGCGACCGGAGCAAATTGCCTTTGGGGTGAATCGAGTTGGACGATTTGAGGCGTTATTTCGGGAACTGGCTCAGGCATTTGCAGCAGAAGGATTAGACCCACTAAATCAACCTGCGATCGCCCTAACTAGCCCTCGCTGGAAGCCCCTATTTGAGAAGGTGTTTGAGCGCAACAAATTAGCACGAATCTTTGGAGAAGCGGCGGTGAATTACTCGATGGATCGCAGCTTTGGCGAACACTTTGCCGATGTGTTTGCTCAAGCGTTGCGTAGTAAAAACCCAGCACAAAACTACTTTGTGACGCAAGTGTGGGGCGATCGCTACACCACGGGTAAACAGGGTTTGCCCCTCTACTTGCAAGCTCCGGCGCAACTCATGATTCGCCACCTCGGCGTAGAACGGTTGCGTCTGCATCAAGGAGCATTAGCCGATGTGATGACCCAACTGGCTCAAACGGCTCCCTTTGATCTGATTCAACTGTCCAATATTTCGGATTGGATGCCTGTGGCAGAGTTGCACAAGTTGTTGGCGATCGCCACTGGTTGCCTCAATTCTGGAGGTGCGTTGTTGGGGCGCAGGCTCAATGGCGATCATCACCTTGCAAATGTTATGGCAGAACATGTGCGGGTCAATGCTGAACTGAGCCAGCAATTGCAGCAAGCCGAACGGTCTTATTTTTACCGGGAAGTGGTGGTTGGGTTTGCTCAGTAG
- a CDS encoding GNAT family N-acetyltransferase, which produces MSLAVKPISLSDRPIYQSKLVELEQTASYPLGEDAFQLDHGADYFAFFDRLGQVNYYAVLDGEKAIAVGAAVLRQVPDRAGEKPCPAWYLCDLKVHPDYRRQHLSLRLFRHAFTKHFAECDRGYAISMNPGDDHPNRVVPLLQFICPVKFRCTATLEIYSLSADEMQRVEPLLKEHRGDISYLSLKGIKDLRLQSTGAVLPLLHVQLGDTAPPHTSYLTPSPIGNMTHSGLKPPSHQALTIQNRQSKIQNGICYFSPIPGFTHMFCALRGDALAIALSKQGILPQATASIVSHGMNDSDWRFVLTSDI; this is translated from the coding sequence ATGTCTCTTGCTGTTAAACCTATTTCTCTCAGCGATCGCCCCATCTATCAATCAAAATTGGTGGAATTGGAGCAAACCGCCAGTTATCCGCTGGGAGAAGATGCCTTTCAGTTGGATCATGGAGCAGATTATTTTGCCTTCTTTGATCGCCTGGGTCAGGTCAACTATTACGCCGTTTTAGATGGGGAAAAAGCGATCGCAGTGGGGGCAGCAGTGTTGCGTCAGGTTCCTGATCGTGCGGGAGAAAAGCCTTGTCCAGCGTGGTATCTGTGTGATCTAAAAGTGCATCCAGACTATCGACGGCAGCATTTGTCACTGCGGTTGTTTCGTCATGCCTTTACCAAGCATTTTGCGGAGTGCGATCGCGGCTATGCGATTTCGATGAATCCGGGAGATGACCATCCCAACCGGGTTGTACCCCTGCTACAGTTTATCTGTCCTGTGAAGTTCCGCTGCACTGCCACTTTAGAAATCTATAGTTTAAGTGCTGATGAGATGCAGCGAGTTGAACCCCTGCTGAAGGAGCATCGAGGTGATATCTCCTATCTGTCGCTCAAGGGCATTAAGGATTTGCGATTACAAAGCACTGGAGCAGTGTTGCCATTGTTGCATGTTCAGCTTGGAGACACCGCACCGCCTCATACCTCCTACCTCACGCCAAGTCCAATAGGGAATATGACCCACAGCGGTTTGAAACCCCCATCACATCAGGCTCTAACAATCCAAAATCGCCAATCCAAAATCCAAAATGGTATCTGTTATTTCTCGCCCATTCCAGGATTTACCCACATGTTTTGTGCTCTCCGTGGAGATGCGTTGGCGATCGCCCTTTCAAAACAAGGAATTCTACCTCAAGCTACCGCCAGTATTGTTAGTCACGGTATGAATGACAGCGATTGGCGGTTTGTGCTGACGAGCGACATATAG
- a CDS encoding HNH endonuclease: MRASRPNQVPVLQNSVVVFSKNYLPLARINIKRAVVLLVSGQAESLELSTTRSWQVRSPSLVVHVPEHIRLTVTNPERLWKMPPVNRREVLRRDNHTCQYCGSTRNLTIDHIMPRSRGGTHTWDNVVAACDRCNSRKGDRTPHEANMPLKSKPKAPIHPTVAFAEQFWKEQNEEG; the protein is encoded by the coding sequence ATGAGAGCCAGTCGCCCAAACCAAGTGCCCGTCCTACAAAACTCGGTTGTCGTATTTTCTAAGAACTATCTGCCTTTAGCCCGCATTAACATCAAGCGAGCCGTTGTTCTTCTAGTGAGTGGGCAAGCAGAATCCCTGGAACTTAGCACAACGCGATCCTGGCAGGTGCGATCGCCGAGTTTAGTTGTCCACGTCCCCGAACATATCCGCCTCACCGTTACCAATCCCGAACGGCTCTGGAAAATGCCCCCCGTCAATCGTCGAGAAGTCTTGCGGCGTGACAATCACACCTGCCAATACTGCGGCAGCACCCGCAACCTGACCATCGACCACATCATGCCCCGCTCCAGAGGGGGGACTCACACCTGGGATAACGTCGTCGCTGCCTGCGATCGCTGTAATTCTCGAAAGGGCGATCGCACCCCCCACGAAGCCAATATGCCCCTCAAAAGCAAACCCAAAGCCCCAATTCATCCCACCGTTGCCTTCGCCGAGCAATTTTGGAAGGAGCAAAACGAAGAAGGATAA